The Gloeobacter violaceus PCC 7421 DNA window CGGCGCGCATCTGCTGGATGAGTTCGGTCGGCGGCGAAATCAACTCATCGACGTAGACCCGGTAGCCCGAATCCGACGGGATGCGACCGGCGCTGGTGTGGGGCTGGAACAACAATCCCCAGCTCTCGAGCACCGCCATGGCGTTGCGGATCGTGGCCGAGCTGAGGCCGAAGTTGTATTGCTGGGTGAGCATCTTCGAGCCGACCGGCTCGGCGGTATCGATGTAGCTTTTGACCGTCGCGTGCAAAATCTGCTTGAAGCGCGGGTTCAAGGGCAATCTTGCGGAGGATTCGAACGAAAAACTGCTCACGACGACTGCCTATCTCGCTTCTGGGATCAACACCAGCATTCTAACGGGGACACGGCCCGGGGTCGCCGGGCCGGGCCCGCCCGCACTGTGATACATCTTGCCAACCTGGCCGCGCCGACGGGCGTGTCCCATGATACCCTTGAAATCGAGCCTGTGTCTGGGCAATCCCCACGGTATGGCGAAAGTTCTGGTCATTGAGGATGTACCGATTAGCCGCAATCTGCTGCGCCGCGTGCTGCACCTCGCGGGTCACCAGGTGCTGGAGGCCGAGGACGGTCCCGGTGGCCTGATTGCCGCCCTCGCGGGCGAGCCGGACTTGATTTTGATGGATTTGTCTTTGCCGCTTTTGGACGGCTGGTCGGTGTTGCCCCGTCTGCGCGAACAGGGGGTCGGCGTGCCGGTGGTGGCCTTGACGGCCCACGCCCTGGTGGGGGATCGCGAGCGGGTGCTCGCGGCGGGCTTCGACGGCTATATGAGCAAACCGATCGACGTGAGAACCTTTCACCGAGATCTAGAGAGCTACCTAACATGCCCGAAGACGCGATAAAACCCGTCCCGTTGCGGGATTTGCGCCACGACATCGGTGAGCCGCTGACGGCGATTCGTCTGTA harbors:
- a CDS encoding response regulator, giving the protein MIPLKSSLCLGNPHGMAKVLVIEDVPISRNLLRRVLHLAGHQVLEAEDGPGGLIAALAGEPDLILMDLSLPLLDGWSVLPRLREQGVGVPVVALTAHALVGDRERVLAAGFDGYMSKPIDVRTFHRDLESYLTCPKTR